A window of Hymenobacter sublimis genomic DNA:
CACGGCGGGCAAAACCACCAGCGTGAAGCTGACGCCCACCGGCGACCATTTCGTGGCCGCCGTGCCCGCCGGCACTACCCTGCGCACGGCCATCGTGAGCCTGAAAGCCAACGGCAGCTCGCTCAGCGCCCGCTTTGAAAAGCTCGACGCGGCGGCCAAAGCCAGCAAGGCCACGGCCGCCGCCTACACCTGCCCCATGAACTGCGAAGGCTCGGCCAGCGACAAGCCCGGCAGCTGCCCGAAGTGCGGCATGGCCCTGGTGAAAAAGTCATAGACGTCGCCTGCTTTTCGGACGCCGGGCGTCCGGACCCGCTTCGTCCAGGTCGTCTGCCGCTGCAACGGTAGGCGGCCCGCTGGCTCGCTCTAACCTGATTATATGAAGTATCTGAAATTGAGAAGTGGCGTGCGTTTCCTGCTGGTTCTGGCCCTTTTGCTGGGATTAGGTTTCGAAGCTGCGCGCGCCCAAACCATCATCAGCCTGGACAGCGCCGAAGCCCAGAGCCTGCGCCGGCACCCCCGGCTGCGGCAGTCAACCCAGGAAATTGAGGAGCAGCGCGCCCTCAAGCGGGGCTCGTTTGCGCCCGCCAACCCGGACTTTCTGTTCTCGGCCCCTACCGGCGAGATGTGGGCCCCGGGCGTGGTGCAAACCATCGACCTGCCCAACGTCTACCGCCAGCAGCGGCGCGTGGCGCAGGCCGGTATTACCCTGGCCGAGCGCAACCGCGACGTGAGCCGGGCCAGCGTGCTGCGCGACACCCGCCTGGCGTACCTGACCCTGCAGTTTGCCGAGGCCCAGGTGCGGCAGCTCACCTACCAGGACAGCTTGTTTCGCGTGCTGCGCCTGGCCACCGAGCGTTTGTTTACGGCCGGCGAAGTCACCTCTCTGCAGCGCATCAGCACCGACGCCGAAGCCCGGCAGGTGACCGTGCTGCTGCAGCAAGCCACCGCCGACCGACAGGCCGCCCAGCGCCGCCTGGCCTTGCTGCTGGGCCGCCCCAGCGAAGCCCTGGCCACCAGCACCGACCTGGGCCGCACCGGCGCGGAGCTGGCTCAAACGGGCTCGGCGCTGCTCGCGGGCCTGCCCACCGAGGACAGCACGGCCCTGGTGCGCAGCCCCACGCTGGCCGCCGCCACCCAAAACGTAGCGCTGAGCCAGTCGGGCATCAGCCTGGTGCGGGCCCGGCGCACGCCGGCCCTCACCCTCGGGTACCAAAACCAAGCGTTTGAGAACTCAGCCCTGAAATACCGCTTCCAGTTCGGCCTGTCGGTGCCCATCTGGTTCTGGACCTACCGTTCTCAGCTGCAGGCGGCCACGGCCCGCTCGCAGGCCGCAAGCTACCAGCTGCAGGCCCAGCGCCTGGAGCTGAGCTCGCAGTACCAGCAGGCCCTGGCCGACACGCGCAAGTTCTCGGCCTCGCTGGGCTACTACGAGCAAACCGGGCTGCCGCAGTCGCGGGCCATCATCAGCCAGTCGCAGCGCCTGTTTCGGGCCGGCGAAGTAAGCTACCTGCAGCTCATCCTGAGCCTGAACCAGGCCTTTGCCATCCAGAATACCTACCTGACGACCATTCGGGACTACCGCCAGGCCCTCATCGAACTTAACTACCTGCGGGGTGAATAACATGAAACAACTCCTGATTTTGCTCCTGGGCCTGCTTGTGCTGAGCGGCACGGCCTACGCCCACGGGGGCGAGGACCACGGCGACGGGCCCAAGGCCGGCACGGCGGCGGGCGCCACGTCCTTTTCCGTGGCCACGCTCTCGGAACAGTTCGAGGCCCTGCTGCGCTACGAGCCCCTGGAAGGGGGTAAGCCCGCCGATTTGCGCCTGTTCCTCTCCGACTACGCCACCAACGCCCCGATCAAGGGCGCCAAGCTCACGCTCACCAACCCGGAAGATGCCAACCTGAAATGGGCCGTGAAAGAGCAGGAGCCGGGCGTGTACCTCGTCGAAGGCCAGTTTCCGGCCAACAAGGCTTACAGCTTCGCCCTCAACATCGTGGCGGGTGAGAAAGCCGATTTGCTCTTGCTCGAAGGCATCAAAGTAGGAGAGAAGCTGCCCGTCGCCGCGGCTCCCCACGCGGAGGCAACCGGGCTCTTTTCCTCCTGGAAAACCATCCTGGCCTTGACCGGGGCCTTTGTGCTCGGCATCGTACTCACGGCCCTGCTCATGCGCCGACGCCGTCCCGAGCCCGTGCCCCAGACTTCCGAGCAGGCGTTGACCGCCAGCCGCCGCACCCCCTTCCCTTAATGCTACCCCGATATGAAAACCAAGCATAAAATCCTGGCCGTTACGGCCGCCGCGGGACTGGTCCTGACGGTGCTGCTCCCTCCACCGGGTTTGGTGCAGGCGCACGGTGGCGAAGACCACGGTGGCACGGCCAAAGCCAGCACCGGCGTGGCCCTTTCCGACGAGGTACTGCTGCCCAAGGAAAGCCAGTTCCTGTTTCAGGTGCGCACCAACCTGGCTGCTTTCTCCACCACCTACAGCCGGGCCACGCTCTACGGCACGGTGTCGGCCGCGGCCGGGGGCGAGGGCCGCATCGTGGTGCCCCAGACCGGGCGCATCGTGAGCCTCGCGGCCCAGGTAGGCAAAACGGTGCGGGCCGGGCAGACCCTGGCCGTCATCGAGCAAACGCTGGATGCCACCCAGCAAATCGGCCTCAGCACCGAGCGGGCCAACGCCCAGGCCGAGCTGCGCGCCGCCCAGCAGGACTACGCCCGCCTGCAGAGCATCGCCGACATCGCCGCCCGCAAGGACGTGGTGGCCGCCGAGCTGCGCCTGCGCCAAGCCCGCCAGAACGCCAGCATCTACAACGGCCAGGCCCAGCAGCGCCGCGTGAGCATCACCTCGCCCGTGAGCGGCACCGTGGACGTGTTTAATCTCGCTGTCGGTCAACAAGTCAACCAGGGCGACGAGCTGTTTCGGGTCATCAACCCCGGCAAGCTGCGCGTCGAAGCCCAGGTGTTTGCCCAGGACCTGGACAAGGTCACGCCGGGCGCCATGTTCCGAAT
This region includes:
- a CDS encoding TolC family protein, whose amino-acid sequence is MKYLKLRSGVRFLLVLALLLGLGFEAARAQTIISLDSAEAQSLRRHPRLRQSTQEIEEQRALKRGSFAPANPDFLFSAPTGEMWAPGVVQTIDLPNVYRQQRRVAQAGITLAERNRDVSRASVLRDTRLAYLTLQFAEAQVRQLTYQDSLFRVLRLATERLFTAGEVTSLQRISTDAEARQVTVLLQQATADRQAAQRRLALLLGRPSEALATSTDLGRTGAELAQTGSALLAGLPTEDSTALVRSPTLAAATQNVALSQSGISLVRARRTPALTLGYQNQAFENSALKYRFQFGLSVPIWFWTYRSQLQAATARSQAASYQLQAQRLELSSQYQQALADTRKFSASLGYYEQTGLPQSRAIISQSQRLFRAGEVSYLQLILSLNQAFAIQNTYLTTIRDYRQALIELNYLRGE
- a CDS encoding efflux RND transporter periplasmic adaptor subunit, with translation MKTKHKILAVTAAAGLVLTVLLPPPGLVQAHGGEDHGGTAKASTGVALSDEVLLPKESQFLFQVRTNLAAFSTTYSRATLYGTVSAAAGGEGRIVVPQTGRIVSLAAQVGKTVRAGQTLAVIEQTLDATQQIGLSTERANAQAELRAAQQDYARLQSIADIAARKDVVAAELRLRQARQNASIYNGQAQQRRVSITSPVSGTVDVFNLAVGQQVNQGDELFRVINPGKLRVEAQVFAQDLDKVTPGAMFRIEGLQGQTGVPARLVVFSNVVNPVNQARQLVLELDAQEGSAYRAGQAVNVQVVGQTGGGKPQLVVPTSAITDLNGKPVVFVHTEPERFKIRYVQPGAVNGQQTVLVQGEINENDRVVTAGTYQLKSIYLNQ